One Paracoccaceae bacterium genomic region harbors:
- a CDS encoding DUF2793 domain-containing protein: MDRTPLLDLPYILAAQAQKHVTHNEALRVLDLLVQPTVLAAGVNAPPEGPDEDARYLTGDSPVGPWAGQPGRIAFLDQGTWQFLRPQDGWAMWVLDRSEYAIHVGGAWRFESELPLRAARVGVATEPDDVNRLAVAGDATLLTHGVNGGHQVKINKAAASGTASLLFQTGFSGRAEMGTVGSDGFAIKVSTDGASFAEGLRLDPASGAMTVPAGMNLPDGTAALPGLRFGSDTDTGLDRPAANQIGLVAGGARRAVLSATALQLDVPLTGTAVTQNATDATAGRVTRVGDFALGGHTTDASASAAGLVTRFLRLAADEHAPDGTRWHCVHISRVLDAQGAQIAVRENNHGLATRQRSSGGTWSNWNQYYGRLNILGSVSQSGGVPGGALIEAGSNANGRYRRHACGFQQCWRSGLAVADATISLGALFRSADVTWTFPIAFEATVQPVVTGAVDDGDCWITTVSVTHQQAVLRVVSPISKGSPLSLRVAAVGGWTTA, translated from the coding sequence ATGGACCGTACTCCCCTACTCGACCTGCCCTATATCCTGGCCGCGCAGGCGCAGAAACACGTCACCCACAACGAGGCGCTGCGGGTGCTGGATCTGCTGGTCCAGCCCACCGTTCTGGCGGCGGGTGTCAACGCACCGCCCGAGGGTCCGGACGAGGATGCGCGATACCTGACCGGGGATTCGCCCGTCGGGCCCTGGGCGGGCCAGCCCGGCAGGATCGCCTTTCTCGATCAGGGAACATGGCAGTTCCTGCGGCCGCAGGACGGCTGGGCCATGTGGGTTCTGGACCGGTCGGAATACGCGATCCATGTCGGCGGCGCCTGGCGGTTCGAATCCGAGCTGCCGCTCCGTGCCGCGCGGGTCGGGGTGGCCACGGAGCCGGATGATGTGAACCGTCTGGCGGTCGCCGGGGACGCAACGCTGCTGACGCATGGCGTGAACGGGGGACATCAGGTCAAGATCAACAAGGCCGCAGCGTCGGGCACCGCGAGCCTGCTGTTTCAGACCGGGTTCTCGGGTCGGGCAGAGATGGGAACCGTGGGCAGCGACGGTTTCGCAATCAAGGTCAGCACCGACGGCGCGAGTTTTGCCGAGGGTTTGCGACTGGACCCGGCCAGCGGCGCAATGACCGTGCCGGCTGGCATGAACCTGCCGGACGGAACGGCCGCGCTGCCCGGGCTTCGCTTCGGTTCGGACACCGATACCGGACTGGACCGGCCGGCCGCCAACCAGATCGGGCTTGTCGCCGGGGGTGCGCGGCGGGCGGTCCTGTCTGCCACGGCGCTGCAGCTGGACGTGCCGTTGACCGGCACCGCCGTGACCCAGAACGCGACGGATGCGACGGCCGGGCGGGTGACCCGCGTCGGGGATTTTGCGCTTGGCGGCCACACCACGGATGCGAGTGCAAGTGCGGCAGGGCTCGTGACGCGGTTCCTGCGTCTTGCGGCCGACGAACATGCCCCCGACGGCACCCGCTGGCATTGCGTCCATATCTCGCGCGTGCTTGACGCCCAGGGCGCGCAGATCGCGGTGCGCGAGAACAATCACGGCCTGGCCACGCGGCAGCGAAGCTCGGGCGGGACATGGAGCAACTGGAACCAGTACTACGGTCGGCTGAACATACTCGGTTCAGTCTCGCAGTCTGGCGGCGTGCCCGGCGGCGCGTTGATCGAAGCCGGATCGAACGCAAACGGGCGGTATCGCCGCCACGCCTGCGGGTTTCAGCAATGCTGGCGATCGGGCCTTGCGGTGGCGGATGCCACGATCTCGCTGGGCGCGCTGTTCCGCAGCGCGGATGTCACCTGGACCTTCCCGATCGCATTTGAGGCGACGGTGCAGCCGGTGGTGACGGGCGCGGTGGACGATGGCGACTGCTGGATCACGACGGTCAGCGTGACGCATCAGCAGGCCGTCCTTCGGGTGGTTTCGCCCATCTCCAAAGGATCGCCGCTGTCGCTGCGGGTTGCTGCCGTCGGCGGATGGACCACAGCCTGA